A genomic segment from Nicotiana tabacum cultivar K326 chromosome 7, ASM71507v2, whole genome shotgun sequence encodes:
- the LOC142162268 gene encoding uncharacterized protein LOC142162268, with protein sequence MSPYLEVRKKESTNSNYRNQFQLPFRSRLKMMERKRHKIFIRYDRHSTGSGCPQVNFDLIFPPIKQKKRLIAEVRNMFVKEEFGVPKEIACDNGPQFIGFKITKFLEGLKVKRITSSSYHPTANGQEVSTNKVIIQDLKKKLEDAKGRCPEELLTVLWAYRTTTKSSTVKIPFPLVYGAKDLISVEIGEPTMRYYRVNEQENDEAMLIKLDLLEEHQNLAYVRMMAQKQRIERYYNYRKHLCYFKVGDLVLRKITHNTWEVNAGKLRPIWEKPDRI encoded by the exons ATGTCACCTTATCTAGAAGTAAGGAAGAAGGAATCAACAAATAGCAACTATAGGAATCAGTTTCAACTTCCTTTCCGATCCCGGTTGAAGATGATGGAGAGAAAGAGACATAAGATATTTATCAG ATATGATAGACATTCCACTGGAAGTGGTTGTCCACAAGTTAATTTTGACCTTATTTTCCCTCCGATAAAGCAGAAGAAGCGGTTGATAGCTGAGGTCAGAAACATGTTTGTAAAAGAAGAG TTTGGAGTACCAAAAGAAATTGCTTGTGAcaatgggccacaatttataggtTTCAAGATTACAAAATTCCTAGAGGGATTGAAGGTTAAAAGGATCACGTCTTCCTCATACCATCCAACTGCTAACGGTCAAGAGGTGTCAACTAACAAGGTGATAATTCAAGACCTCAAAAAGAAATTAGAGGATGCTAAAGGCAGGTGTCCTGAAGAGCTACTGACAGTATTGTGGGCGTACCGAACAACGACAAAGTCGAGCACAGTAAAAATACCTTTTCCCCTTGTGTACGGTGCAAAAGATTTGATTTCAGTGGAGATAGGTGAACCGACCATGAGGTATTACCGGGTAAACGAGCAGGAGAATGATGAAGCAATGTTGATTAAGTTGGACTTACTTGAGGAGCATCAAAACTTGGCTTATGTAAGGATGATGGCGCAAAAACAAAGgatagaaagatactacaattATAGAAAACATCTCTGTTATTTCAAAGTCGGAGATTTGGTCTTACGGAAGATAACTCATAATACATGGGAAGTCAATGCCGGAAAGTTGAGGCCTATCTGGGAAAAACCTGACCGAATTTAA
- the LOC142162269 gene encoding uncharacterized protein LOC142162269, which yields MVDVRDGEVEEEEGRSSWLRAAMDDEGVSTAKVMKLIEAYCRSYIWSGSNTITKRALIAWDRMFLPKSVGGYNLLNIRIWNKAAITSVYWDLAQKKDKMWIKQIHTYYIKRQSIVEMNIPQQASWMVRKIMEARGVIQQLPTVQYKRTTTKQIYLGILGSYNKVAWRTLMFHNEARPKAIFTMWMKCHGRLMTTDRLANWGIQANTSCCLCNEIVESHAHLFGECKFTNIVWGRLMQWIQINVSPSLSYTQKMAWIIKQAKGRSCKAKIVKMVYSEHIHGIWMERNNRIFGETMKTAEQVAREITCFCNIKAKGGMREKMQQLMY from the exons ATGGTGGACGTTCGCGATGGTGAGGTCGAGGAAGAAGAAGGCAGAAGCAGCTggttgagggcagccatggacgacgaGGGTGTGTCGACTG CTAAAGTGATGAAATTGATAGAGGCTTACTGCAGAAGCTATATATGGTCAGGATCCAATACAATCACAAAGAGAGCATTGATAGCCTGGGACAGAATGTTCTTGCCTAAGTCTGTTGGAGGGTACAATTTATTGAATATCAGAATTTGGAATAAAGCAGCTATAACAAGTGTATACTGGGACTTAGCACAGAAGAAAGACAAGATGTGGATAAAGCAGATTCATACTTATTACATAAAGAGGCAAAGTATAGTGGAGATGAATATACCCCAACAAGCAAGTTGGATGGTGAGAAAGATTATGGAAGCAAGAGGAGTAATCCAGCAATTGCCCACAGTGCAATACAAAAGGACCACAACCAAGCAAATTTATTTGGGCATTCTGGGAAGCTACAACAAGGTGGCATGGAGAACCTTGATGTTTCACAATGAAGCTAGGCCCAAGGCTATATTCACTATGTGGATGAAATGCCATGGGAGGCTAATGACAACAGATAGGCTTGCTAACTGGGGAATCCAAGCAAACACAAGTTGTTGCTTGTGTAATGAAATAGTTGAGTCACATGCACATTTGTTTGGTGAATGCAAATTCACTAACATAGTATGGGGAAGGCTTATGCAATGGATTCAAATCAATGTGAGTCCATCACTGTCATACACACAGAAGATGGCATGGATAATAAAGCAAGCCAAAGGGAGATCATGCAAAGCAAAAATTGTGAAAATGGTATACTCTGAGCATATACATGGGATATGGATGGAGAGAAACAACAGAATTTTTGGAGAGACAATGAAGACTGCAGAACAAGTGGCAAGGGAAATAACATGTTTTTGCAACATAAAAGCTAAAGGAGGAATGAGGGAGAAGATGCAGCAACTTATGTATTGA